One Candidatus Poribacteria bacterium genomic window carries:
- a CDS encoding haloacid dehalogenase type II: MANLAETKALTFDLFGTILDLGGSLTPFIDESLKARAADVSADEFWAQWRYRQRIEQYQDTIVMLGHSGYLETVRRAVHYVLRANGIAADPDTVAEFMRGWQRLSPFPEVLSALEKMQSRYQLVVLSNGDPSFLEYLVTERVAWDFDGVISVTSVGAFKPHPAVYRAAAGKLGLEVNECIMVSANSFDIMGARACGLRGAFVNRYRLPYEDTPYQPDVTVNDFTELAEALL; this comes from the coding sequence ATGGCGAACCTTGCAGAGACGAAAGCACTTACATTTGACCTGTTCGGCACAATTTTGGATTTAGGGGGTAGCCTCACCCCCTTTATTGACGAATCGCTGAAGGCACGCGCTGCGGATGTATCAGCGGATGAATTCTGGGCACAGTGGCGATATCGGCAGCGAATTGAACAGTATCAAGATACGATTGTGATGCTCGGGCATAGCGGTTACTTGGAGACGGTTCGGCGTGCGGTGCACTATGTTCTGAGGGCAAACGGCATTGCTGCTGACCCTGATACGGTAGCAGAATTTATGCGTGGCTGGCAGCGCCTTTCACCCTTTCCTGAAGTGTTGTCTGCACTTGAGAAGATGCAATCTCGGTATCAGTTGGTGGTGTTGTCCAACGGGGATCCATCGTTTTTAGAATATCTCGTCACGGAACGGGTTGCTTGGGATTTTGACGGTGTAATCTCGGTGACATCGGTCGGTGCGTTTAAGCCCCATCCAGCGGTTTACCGCGCCGCAGCGGGGAAGTTAGGGCTTGAAGTTAACGAGTGTATAATGGTATCTGCGAACTCGTTTGACATCATGGGGGCGCGAGCGTGTGGTCTTAGAGGTGCGTTTGTGAACCGTTATCGACTTCCGTATGAGGATACGCCTTACCAACCCGATGTAACCGTGAACGATTTTACGGAGTTAGCAGAAGCGTTGCTATAG
- a CDS encoding phytanoyl-CoA dioxygenase family protein produces the protein MEITVQSAELAAGKLTDAHVAEALKAIRVDGYVVLENVVNHEHLDILRERMDADSQVLINAEKWGGAGRLVGHLQQGPPPYAPYMFRDVVANPYVVQVTKELLGPGLYNNFYNGNTNCPGSITQPLHRDGSHLWPDHDVAHPTAEVVVNISPLDTTEQNGSVELWPGSHLDVSGRRIEPEEEEARRKIVPPIRGNAKKGSALIRDIRLWHRGVPNPSDQPRHMIAMIYRASWLKSDRRLKYKIGCEAAFENSDLDHNAEFLDFTKEKIDDYDYLFNPRF, from the coding sequence ATGGAAATAACCGTTCAATCGGCAGAATTGGCAGCAGGAAAACTGACAGATGCACACGTGGCAGAAGCCCTTAAAGCCATCCGTGTTGACGGCTACGTTGTTTTGGAGAACGTCGTCAACCATGAGCACTTGGACATTCTTCGCGAACGGATGGATGCCGATTCACAAGTCCTTATTAATGCGGAAAAATGGGGCGGTGCAGGCAGACTCGTAGGACACCTCCAGCAGGGACCGCCACCTTATGCCCCCTACATGTTTAGAGATGTCGTCGCCAATCCGTATGTGGTGCAGGTGACGAAAGAACTGCTGGGGCCCGGACTCTACAATAACTTTTACAACGGCAACACAAACTGTCCGGGGAGTATAACCCAACCGCTTCACAGAGACGGTTCTCACCTGTGGCCAGACCACGACGTCGCGCATCCCACAGCAGAAGTCGTCGTTAATATTTCTCCACTTGATACGACAGAGCAAAATGGCAGTGTAGAACTCTGGCCCGGCTCACATCTGGATGTCAGTGGACGCCGAATAGAGCCTGAAGAAGAGGAAGCACGTCGTAAAATCGTACCCCCTATCCGTGGAAACGCGAAAAAGGGGAGTGCCTTGATTCGAGACATACGCTTGTGGCACCGCGGTGTCCCCAACCCATCCGATCAACCCCGACACATGATCGCAATGATTTACCGTGCGAGTTGGCTGAAATCCGACCGGCGCCTGAAGTATAAAATCGGATGTGAAGCCGCTTTTGAAAACAGCGATCTCGACCATAATGCCGAGTTCCTTGACTTCACTAAGGAAAAAATAGACGATTACGATTATCTTTTCAATCCGAGATTTTAA
- a CDS encoding Gfo/Idh/MocA family oxidoreductase — MSTTYRVGLVGAGGIANAHGNACQQAPSAELAAICDVSENALANFGERFDVAPENRYLSLEEMLDAENLDIAVICTWGAFHAEVGIQLSESRQVKAILCEKPFTSTAAEAEAFVSAAQENGVLVAEAFKFRHHPMHLKAKELIDSGAIGDFKAIRSTFCTGGGGGGPETRRPEMNWRFNKAKGGGSIYDLACYNIHHARFMFGAEPIRVSGMSQAGLEVDDGSYLLLVFPGERVAQISTGFNCAGGQYAEMSGTGGMCRLDRVWNNENTAVNIELTTREGTEIIDFEPCFQFALQLEHMCEVVGTGKPHRISPESCVNQMRVIDAAFEAMATGRTVELG, encoded by the coding sequence ATGTCAACTACTTATCGTGTTGGACTTGTCGGCGCAGGTGGCATTGCCAACGCACACGGCAACGCGTGCCAACAAGCCCCCAGTGCTGAATTGGCGGCGATCTGTGACGTGTCAGAAAACGCGTTAGCAAATTTCGGTGAACGATTTGACGTGGCTCCTGAAAACCGCTACCTCTCTTTAGAAGAGATGTTAGACGCTGAGAACTTAGATATAGCCGTTATTTGTACCTGGGGTGCTTTCCACGCTGAGGTCGGTATCCAGCTTTCTGAGTCCCGTCAAGTCAAAGCAATTTTATGTGAGAAGCCGTTCACGTCAACAGCTGCGGAGGCGGAAGCGTTCGTCAGTGCGGCGCAAGAGAACGGTGTGCTGGTGGCGGAAGCGTTTAAATTCCGGCATCATCCGATGCATCTCAAAGCGAAAGAACTTATTGATTCGGGGGCAATCGGGGACTTTAAGGCGATCCGCAGCACCTTCTGCACGGGTGGCGGCGGCGGCGGTCCCGAAACGCGACGCCCTGAGATGAATTGGCGGTTTAACAAAGCGAAGGGTGGGGGTAGTATTTACGATCTGGCGTGTTACAATATCCACCACGCTCGCTTCATGTTCGGCGCGGAACCGATTCGGGTGTCAGGAATGTCTCAAGCCGGATTAGAAGTAGACGATGGTTCCTATCTATTGTTAGTATTCCCAGGCGAACGGGTTGCCCAGATTTCAACCGGTTTTAACTGTGCGGGTGGACAGTATGCCGAAATGTCAGGCACCGGCGGCATGTGCCGACTCGACCGGGTTTGGAACAATGAGAACACAGCAGTCAACATTGAGCTTACCACGCGAGAGGGCACAGAAATCATTGATTTTGAACCCTGTTTCCAGTTTGCATTGCAATTGGAGCACATGTGCGAGGTTGTAGGGACCGGAAAACCGCATCGTATCTCACCAGAGAGTTGCGTGAATCAGATGCGTGTCATTGATGCGGCATTTGAGGCAATGGCAACTGGACGCACGGTCGAATTGGGGTAA
- a CDS encoding sulfotransferase, producing MESLITVIGRGHSGTRAISHTLYASGVFMGSQLNPSGDKIPPHAMYDACRVMAQYVKWQGGLSWDFEPLFTMPIDPEFERLITTYLEDVLQNPAPHKGWKIPETTLVYPWIIRMFPEIKFIHWIRDPRDCIRGSHKTDDLRDFGVFYPETDDIYERRAISWIYQYKLMQATPMPKNVIHIRFEDFVLNQEAILKKLEAFLEIPLGRIIVRPDAVERWKRDVRELEPGASLPQYQFAFLKKAIVENGYPLTAT from the coding sequence ATGGAAAGTTTAATCACAGTGATTGGGCGCGGTCATTCTGGGACGCGCGCCATTTCTCATACGTTATACGCCAGTGGGGTTTTCATGGGAAGCCAGCTGAACCCCTCTGGCGATAAGATTCCACCGCACGCCATGTATGATGCCTGTCGAGTAATGGCGCAATATGTCAAATGGCAAGGTGGACTCTCGTGGGATTTTGAACCCCTGTTTACGATGCCGATCGATCCAGAATTTGAACGGCTCATCACTACCTATCTTGAAGACGTGCTACAGAATCCGGCACCCCACAAAGGCTGGAAGATACCCGAGACAACGTTAGTCTATCCATGGATAATTCGGATGTTCCCTGAGATAAAGTTCATTCACTGGATTCGGGATCCACGGGATTGTATCCGGGGTAGCCATAAAACCGATGACCTTCGCGATTTCGGGGTCTTCTATCCTGAAACGGACGACATCTATGAAAGGCGGGCGATTTCTTGGATTTACCAGTATAAGCTTATGCAAGCGACCCCGATGCCTAAAAATGTTATCCACATCCGTTTTGAAGACTTCGTCCTGAATCAGGAGGCAATACTCAAAAAACTGGAGGCGTTCTTGGAAATCCCTTTGGGTCGGATTATAGTGCGTCCAGATGCAGTCGAACGCTGGAAGAGAGACGTTAGGGAATTGGAACCCGGAGCATCGTTACCACAATACCAGTTTGCGTTTCTGAAAAAAGCAATCGTTGAAAACGGTTACCCCTTAACAGCAACCTAA